The Paenibacillus sp. FSL W8-0426 region AGGGGGAAGGAATGGCCGCCCCTTCGTGGCGCCTCTCCGAGTATGAAATTCCTGGCTATCGCACCGATCCTGTTCTGCGGGTTATGCCTGGCAAAGATCATGGGGAATTCACGGAGGAAAGCTTGCATCAGTTCTATCGGGATCGGTACATGGTCACCTCGGAATCGGATCGGATGGGATATCGCCTTAAAGGAGCGGCGCTGGAGCTTGCCCGGAAGGCGGATCGCTTATCCGAAGCCGTCGCGTACGGCACGGTTCAGGTACCCCCGGATGGCCAGCCGATCGTGCTGATGGCCGATCATCAGACGGTTGGCGGTTATCCCGTCATCGCCCAGATCGCTCGTGTAGACCTGCCGCTGTTGGCACAGGCGAGGCCCGGTAACCGGGTTGCCTTTGCAAGGGTATCCCACGAGGAAGCGCAGCAGCTGCTTCTGCATCAGGAGAAAAGCATGCGGCAAGCGGAAATGTGGATACGGCGAAAAATGAGCGAAATGGGGAATGAACGATGAGTGCAGTCGACATCAACTGCGATCTTGGCGAAAGCTACGGCATTTATCGGATGGAATCGGATAAACACATCCTGCCTTGGATTACCTCGGCCAACATTGCTTGCGGTTTTCATGCCGGCGATCCGGCAACGATGCGAAGCACCGTAGAGCTGGCATTGGAGCATCAGGTTGCGATCGGGGCTCATCCGGGTCTGCCGGATCTTCAAGGTTTTGGCCGCAGGAGGATGGATGTTACGCCGCAGGAGACGTACGACATGATGGTCTATCAGATCGGCGCGCTGGATGCTTTCGTCCGCGCCCGGGGCGGTCGCATGCATCACGTCAAGCCGCATGGTGCTTTGTACAATATGGCCGCTGCGGACGTTACATTGGCGGAAGCCGTTGCCGAGGCGGTATATCGCGTGCAGCCGGAACTGTATTTGTACGGCCTGGCCGGCAGCGCGTTGATCGAGGCCGCGGACCGGATCGGCGTGCGCAGCGTAAGCGAGGTGTTCGCGGACCGAACCTACGAGGCGGACGGAACGCTGAGATCACGGCAGCTGCCCGGAGCGGTCATTCATCGGTCCGACGAGGCTTTGGCACAGGTGCTGCGCATGGTGACTGAAGGCAGCGTACTGGCAGTGGACGGGACGGTTGTGCCGATCAAAGCGCAAACGATTTGCATCCATGGCGACGGGCAGCAGGCTCTTGCTTTTGCCAAGGATATCCGAAATCTTCTTGAAGCCGAAGGGGTCACTTTGACAGCCATGAAACACTAACAAAGATCACAAGAAGTACAAAGGAGGGAAACGTGGAAATGAAACCGATACGCAATTCGGCCAAAGCGGTCATCATACAGAACGGGCGGCTTCTGGTTATTAAACTGGAGGACCAATACGGAACGGCATATGTTTTCCCCGGTGGCGGGCAGGAAAAGGGAGAAGAACTGAAGGATGCCGTTGCACGGGAATGCTTGGAGGAAATTGGCCAGGCCGTGACGGTAGGGGAATTGCTGCATATTCGCGAGTACATCGGCAAAAACCACGAATTTGCCGAGTGGGACGAGGACGTACATCAAGTCGAATTTTATTTCAAATGTCATCTGAATGACCCGGAAGCAAGCGAATTTGCGGGTTCCAATCCGGATGATCACCAAGTGGCGGTAGAATGGATACCCCTTGAGGACTTGCCGCAGGTAAGACTGTATCCGAAAACGATCGGCGAAATGCTTCTACGCCCTGAGCAGGCACGTATTTATTTGGGCGATTTGAACTAAACCTGCAGCGGATTCGCTCCCGGTGAGATGGGTACACTATAAGTATGTGAGATTTCCATCATATACACCATCCGGAAGGGAGCATGATCATGAACCGAAACGAATTGGAGCAGCAGATCATAGGCGCTTTGGAAAACAATCCGTATTGCAGTTTTTCCACCGTGGAGAACGGAAAACCGAAAGCGAGATACATGGCACTGTTTAATGATGGGTTGAACATCCATCTGGCTACGAATCGCCGTACCCATAAGGTAGAAGAGCTTGAGAACAATCCGAATGTCAGCTTGCTGCTGGGCTATGAAACGGGCGGTACCAAAGAAGTGGTCGAGATCGAAGGCACTTGCGAGGTTACCAAAAACGAACAGCTCCGTCAGGAGATTTGGAACGATGAGCTGAAGGCCTGGTTCGACGGACCGGATGATCCGAATTACGTGGTGCTGGATATTACGCCGCAGCGCATCGAATACACAGGCAAGGATCATGAACATCAAGTCTGGGAGCAATAATCAGAACCATATGCCTTCTAGGCAAGACAGCCGTGAGGTCTCGGACTTTGCGGCTTTTTTATGTTGTTTATGCCATTTTTGGGGAAGGGCATGAATCGATGTGAAGTAAATGTAATGTACGTATTTTACGTGTAATGTAAACTAATTTTAGGTAGAGTAATGACGTATAATGTCGAAAACACGCATGATTATGTAAACTTCCGAGGATATGTGCGGATAAAGTAAAAAATAATGCTTTTCAACCGCATCGCATTGCGTTATGATTTGGAATGTAAACGTCGCACTTCAGATATGAGCAGATATTCATGTGAGTTTAGCTGACCTGAATCACGAATTGCAGTGCCCCAGGAAGCAAAGCATCCCACAGCCATGAATTCTGTCCTTTTGGCGTCTGTTCGTTTGCCCATTAAACGAAGGTTTGATTCAATGTACATAACCGGGAGGGGTTATTTTGAAAAGGAACAAAAAAGTGTTATCGAGCCTGACTGCCGCTTTTGTTGCATTAAACGTGCTTGCGGTATTTCCGGTGCCCGTATCGGCTGCAGATGCGGCCAAAGTCAAACTGCGCATCATGGAGACGACGGACATTCACGTCAACTTGGCGAACTATGACTACTACTCTGATAAAGAGACAGACCAGTACGGATTGGCCAAAACGGCAACATTGATCAAAAAAGCGCGCGACGAGGCCAAAAACAGCCTGTTGTTCGACAACGGCGATTTGATTCAAGGCAATCCGCTTGGCGATTACGTCGCCAAAATCGATCCGCTCAAACAAGGGGAAACCCATCCAGTATACAAGGCGATGAACCTGCTCGACTACGATGCGGGCAACATCGGAAACCATGAATTCAACTATGGACTCGACTATCTCGACATGACGCTGGAGGGAGCCAATTTCCCTTATATCAATGCCAACGTATACGTTGATGACGGCGACGATGACGAGACGAACGACAAAAACTATTTCACCCCTTATCAGATTTTGGACAAGAAGGTGACCGATGAGAACGGCAAAGAGCATACGATCAAGGTAGGCGTGATCGGGTTCGTGCCGCCACAGGTCATGCAGTGGGACAGCGCAAATCTCGAAGGCAAAGTGATTGCCAAGGATATCGTGGCTACGGCCAAAAAATTCATTCCCGAAATGAAGGCGAAGGGTGCGGACATTATCGTTGCCATTCCGCACTCCGGATTCGAGGATATTCCCCAAACCGATCTGATGGAGAACTCGGTGCTGTACCTGAGCCAGGTGGAAGGCATTAATGCCATTCTGTTCGGACATGCCCATAAAGTATTCCCGAGCGCCGATTTTGCCGGCAAAAAAGGGGTGGATCTCGATAAAGGCACCATTAATGGCGTGCCATCCGTTGAGCCGGGATTCTGGGGCGACCATCTCGGGATCATCGATTTGGATCTGGAACAAGTCGACGGCAAATGGAAAGTCGTAGATTCCGCAACCGAGGCACGTCCGATTTATGATGCGGCGAACAAAAAACCGCTGGTGGAAGCGGACGAAAAAATTCTGGATGCCATCCATGACGAGCATGAGGGCACACTTGAATATATTCGCGGCCCGGTCGGCGAAACAACGGCTCCCATCAACAGTTACTTTGCTCTGGTGCAGGACGACCCTTCCATCCAGATCGTAACGAATGCTCAGAAATGGTATGTGGAGAAACATCTGCAAGGAACGGACTACGAGGATATTCCGGTTCTGTCCGCAGGAGCGCCATTCAAGGCAGGTGGACGTTCAGGCCCGGCTTATTATACCAACATTCCTGCGGGCACCATCGCCATCAAAAATGTGGCTGATCTGTACGTATATCCAAATACGGTACATGCCGTATTGATCAACGGCGCCGAGCTGAAAGAATGGTTGGAGTGGTCGGCAGGACAGTTCAACCAGATCGATCCGTCCAAAGGCGGACAGCAGCAGCTGATCAACATGGACTTCCCGACATACAACTTTGACGTGATTGACGGTGTAACCTATCAGATCGACGTGACGCAGCCTGCAAAATACGATAGCAAGGCAACGGTAATCAACGCATCCGCGAGCCGGATCAAAGACCTGAGCTTCAACGGCAAGCCGGTGGATCCTGACCAGAAGTTCATCGTGGCTACCAACAACTACCGCGCCTCTTCGTCCAAGCTTGCGAATCCGGACGGCAAACGCATCGTGCTGGCTGCCCCGGACGAGAACCGCCAAGTCATCATCGATTACATCCGCGAGAACAAAACGATTAACCCTACGGCGGACGGCAACTGGTCGCTTGCTCCGATCAAACCTGCTGCAAATGCAGCGGCTGCAGCAGCTGGCGATCTTGAAGTCGTATTTGCTTCTTCCCCGGATGCACAAGCATTGGTTGATGCCAACCCGGCCATGTCCTTCATTGGTACTAACGAGGACGGTTTTGCTGAATACGGGTTGAAACTGACAGGAGCGGCGCCTTCGACACCAGGTAACGAAACAGCCGGGCCAGCCCCAACGCCAACACCTGCTCCAGCACCTGCTCCGACGCCGACACCAAAGCCTGAGCCGGAGAAGCCTGCGAGCGGGAAAGTGGTCCATGTCGTGAAAAAAGGGGACAACCTGTATCGCATCGGCTTGAAGTACGGTGTGGATTGGCGCAAAATTGCAACAGCAAACAAAATCAAGAACGTACATGCGCTGAAAGTCGGGCAAAAGCTTGTCATCCCTGCTTCATAAACGGGAAAGCATTCGATGAAGATGGGCAGTCGTAGACTGCCCGTCTTTTTTGCGTCGGCTCCGAATATGAACATATGCGAGGTCATCAAAACGATAGAGATAATTTAGGAGACCCATGATATAATATTTACAAAGTTTGGATATCATTCTGTGGACCAATCCGACGTAGCGAACGCATCGACGAAAGGATGCAACATGACGATTTTGAACTCCAACAACGGCAAGGGGGGCTTACATGAATTGCAGCGGCTGCAGTCCAATACATCCGATTGAGGAACAAGGTATTTTGTATCTGCGTCCCAGATCCCCCGTTTTGCTTGAGGCTCTTCAAGCATTGGCAATGAAGGTTGTGCATTCAAACGATTTAATCCAGATGCAGTATACGAGTACGGAAGCGGTTAGAAACGTGTTAGGGAAAGTGGAGAGGGCAGACCTGTCTCTGCAAGCTTCAGTCGAGGTTCAAGTGACCCCGCTGCATATGCAAGCAGACCCGGACGGTTGGATTCGCCCACAAATGCTGGAATCCCGGATTCGGCATGCCGAGTTGGTCTCCATCATTTTGGGCAACCAATTCAGCAGTCATATGCAGCCCATCGTGGATGCCTCCGAACAGATTATCGGATTTGAGTTTTTGCTTCGTCCCGCCGAGAATGGTAAGCCATTTAATCCTTACGAATTATTCGAGGTGGCCCGGTATACTGGTTTGCAATCGTATCTTGACCGCAAGGCACGTACTACGGCCATAGAGACAAGCGCTGCATGTTTGCCGCACGGCGTTAAACGCTTTGTCAACTTCCTGCCCTCGTCGATATACCACCCTGCTTCCTGCCTGACCCACACGTTCAATGCGATTGAACGTCTTGAACTTGATCCGAGGGACTTTGTGTTTGAAATGGTGGAGACGGAACAGGTTCAGCATGTTTCCATGCTTCAATACATTTTTGATACCTATCGTTCCCACGGAATTTCGGTAGCTCTGGATGATGTGGGGGCGGGATTTTCGACGCTCGAACTGATGAATCGACTGGAACCGGATTTTGTCAAGATTGACCGCAGCTTGATCGACCATTGCGACATGGACAAGACCAGACAGCGGAAAATCGTCGATATTGTCGAGATGTCGCGGCGGTTTGGCGGCCGGGTGCTGGCCGAAGGCATTGAACGAATCGAAGAATTCGAGTATTGCCGATCTGTCGGAATTGAGCTTGCTCAAGGATACTATTTCGGCAAACCTTCATCGTGTCCTCCGGAAGGGCCATACCGACGAACAACGGCTTGAAATGGCAACTTTTTGGCTAAAAATAACCGGTCACTTCATTATTGCGAAGTGGCTTTTTCGCGTTGATGTATATCATGAATGTGCCCAAAGAATTAAGGGGATTTAACCGATATAATAGGTAGACCTATACATATATCGATCTTAATGGCTTCTAGCCATGGTCTGATATCGCAGGTCGATGGAGAGGGACTTACATAAATAGAGAAAAGTCATATTTAAGAGGGGGAGAGGCTTCATGGGTAATTCTCTTGGAAATGGACAGCAGCAAACTGCTGCAGTCGGAGCATCCAAACAGAAAAAGAAAACAAACAAAAAGAAAAAAGGCTCGTTCTGGAACATACGTACCAAGGTATTGCTTTCGTTCCTGATCGTACTGATTCTTCCCAGTCAGGCCGTTGGATTCATGACCTTGACGATTGCAGACCGCACTGTGGAAACGCAATTGATGGATAGTGCCAGGCAAAACGTGATTACCACCAATTCGATGATCGACGACCAGGTGAGCGCTAAGAAAAACGACATCAACTATTTTGCCGACACCGTTGGGGTTGAAATGGTCAAGGGCCAAGACGAGAGTCCTGAACTGACGGCCAGGCTGGAGCAATATTTGAAATTGCATCCGGAAACGCTGAATATTTTCGTGGGCACGAAAGATGGCGTCATGGTTCGCGGGAAAGAGACGACAGGCAGCGCGCAAGGGTCGGCATACGACCCGCGTGAGAGAGAATGGTACAAGCTTGCCATGGAAAAACAGGGGACAACAGTGATTTCACCCGTATCCAAAAATACGGATGGGGTTGCGGTGGTTTTCGTTTCAAGAACGCTTAAGGATCAATCCGGCGTCGTCGGTCTGTCTCTGAACTTGACGAACCTGCAGGAATTGGCATCGATGAAGATTGGAAAAGAAGGTTATATCATCATTCTGGATGGCGAGAAAAACTACATCGTATCTCCGGATGTGGAGGCGGGTTCCAAAGTGGAAGGGACGGAGCTGGACCCGCTGTATGCATCGGCAGACGGCAGCTTTGACTACACGCACAATGGTGACGATAAACATCTGGTCTTTTCGACAAACCCGGAAACCGGCTGGAAAATTGGCGGGACGATGTATAAAAGCGAAATCAATGATGCTAGCAAGGATATTCGCCTGGCAACACTCATTGTAGTTCTTGCGGCCACAGTGCTTGCATTGATCTTCATTATTTTGTTCACGCGTGCGCTGCTGCGGCCAATTAAACGCCTGCAGGAAACCGCGAGAGCGGTTAGCAAGGGTGATTTGACGGTGAAAATGGACACCGCGCGCAAAGACGAAATCGGTGATCTCGCAAAGTACTTCGAACGAATGGTGGATAACTTGCGCATGATGATATTGGGCGTACAGGAGACGGCTGAACAGGTATCGGCTTCTTCCCAGGAATTGTCGGCAAGCGCAGAACAAACCACTAAAGCGATCGAGCATTCCACGCTTGCCATCCAGGAGCTTGCGGAGGGTGCTGAGCAGCAGGTCAGACGAGTGGCAGACGGAACAACACAGATGGGCAGCATGGCCGAAGAAGTGCGGATCATGTCCGAGCATGTTCAATCCATCACGGAAAACATGAAAAACACGTCCGGAGCGGCTGCGGAGGGCAATGCGGCCGCAAGCCAGGCGATGCAGCAGATGAACAGCATTCAGGAAACGGTGGAGCAGCTGGCAGAGGTCGTTCAATCCTTGAATACCCGCTCCATCGAAATCGGCAGCATGGTCGATGTCATTGCGACCATCTCCAAACAAACGAACCTGCTGGCGCTGAATGCTTCCATCGAAGCAGCCAGAGCAGGAGATGCCGGGCGTGGGTTCGCCGTTGTGGCGGGCGAAGTAAGGAAGCTGGCGGAGGAATCCGGAAGCTCTGCAGCCCAGATCGGTGAGCTCGTAAACAACATCCGTCTCGATATGGACGCAGCTCTCAAGGCGATGGAGGCAGCGCAGAATCGGGTCGGAGATGGCATTGAGGCAGTGAATGCTTCCGGTCAGTCCTTTGCGCAAATTCGCGAAGCCGTGGTGGAAGCAGCCCATACGCTGGATGGCTTATCCGGGCAAACGCAGCAGCTGGAGGCAGGAGCGGCTGACGTCGCCAAAGCTATGAAGGATATATCGGGCATTACGCAAGAAGCGGCTGCAAATACGGAATCCGTATCGGCTTCCTCCGAGGAACAGCTTGCTTCGGTGGAGGAGATTGCGTCATCCTCGGCTCATTTGAACAGTATGGCGGAACAACTGCAAGGTCTGCTCGGCATGTTCAAGATGGTAGAAGATGCACCGAAGAGCGAGAATCCTACGAAAAAATAATGGACATCTGCCCCTGTCGCCCTGTATAAATAGATCGTTGGGCAATGCTTACCTAACTAGGATACGGCTATTTGTGGCGTGGGGGACATTATGACGATGATTGCAATACTTATTTTTGTGCTTACCATCGCCTTGGTCATTTGGCAGCCGCGAGGGCTTGGCATCGGTTGGTCTGCCTCGGGAGGAGCGCTGCTCGCCCTTCTCTGCGGAGTGGTAAGTCTGAGTGATGCCGTGGATGTGGCATCCATTGTATGGAATGCAACGCTTGCCTTTATCGGCATTATTATCATTTCGCTCATTCTGGATGAGACCGGATTTTTCGAATGGGCTGCCCTTCATATGGCAAAGCTTGCGAGGGGAAACGGGAGAAAGTTATTCATTTATTCCATTATGCTGGGGGCCGTGGTATCGGCACTGTTCGCCAATGACGGGGCCGCTCTCATTCTAACGCCGATTGTGCTTGCGATGGTAAGGGCGCTGAAATTGGATGAACGGATGGTTTTGGCCTTTGTCATGGCCAGCGGCTTCATTGCGGATACGACTTCGCTGCCGTTAATCGTCAGCAATTTGGTCAATATCGTATCGGCCGATTATTTTGGCATTACGTTTGTCGATTATGCTGCGCGCATGATGGTGCCCAATTTCATTTCGCTTGGGGCCAGTACCGGCATGTTGTATTGGTTCTATCGCAAAAGCATACCGGCTCGCTATGATTATGCGTCAGCGCGTGATCCAAGGGAAGCGATCCGGGATCCGCGGATGTTCCGCATATCCTGGTACATGCTCGGATTGCTGCTCGCTGCGTATGCGTCCAGCGAAGTGCTGCCCATCCCGGTATCGGCCATCGTTGGGGCGGTTGCTCTGGTTTTCGCTTTGCTGGCTCGCCGAAGTGATGCGGTTAACCTGAAACGGGTCGTGCGGGAAGCGCCGTGGTCGATCGTCATTTTTTCCATCGGCATGTACATCGTCGTGTATGGATTGCGTAACGCCGGGCTGACGGACCATTTGAGCGAATGGCTTGATGCCATTGCCAAACACGGCGTGTTGGCCGCCTCGCTCGGCATGGGTATGATTGCAGCGGTGCTCTCTTCCGTAATGAACAATTTGCCGACGGTGTTGATCAATGCGTTGGCCATTCACGGGACGCAGGCCGAGGGTATCGTACGTGAGGCTATGATTTACGCCAATGTGATCGGTTCGGATCTCGGACCGAAAATGACGCCGATCGGATCGCTCGCCACGCTGTTGTGGCTGCATGTCTTATCTCGCAAGGGTGTCAAAATTACTTGGGGATATTATTTCAAAGCAGGCATCATTTTAACCGTTCCTACATTACTTGCTACGTTGGCAGGGTTGGCGTTATGGCTGTGGTTGATTGGTTAGCCGGCGGGGCTCGAATGGAACTGCCGTTTATGTAAACATGTTTACGAAAAGCCGTACTCATGCACGGGTCTTGAACTCGACATGAGACGGCTTTTTTCGATATGTTAAAGCAATGTGTCGCAATCTGCTGCATTTCCCATATAGCTTACTTCTATTAATAGAAGTATTCCATTCCATAGATCTGCATCATTCATGATTAGGCCAGTCCAAATACGACTGGCCTTTTTTTTGCATCCCCAGGCGTGGGGAGATTTTTAGTGAAAAACTAAGCAGCTAAGTAGTGTAGAGGATGAATGAATGCGGAGAGCGAGAGCGTTCGCCTTTGCGGCCGTATTTTAACCATTGATCATATAATCAAAAAATTCGGAAGCAACAGCGATTGGAGCAACGTTCGTTTCCGGAGCGACTGCTCCGAGAAGGGAATTCATTTACGATGTTTCGAAACCACCGCCCATATTTTTAACACTGCGTTTACAAAACATTGATTTAGAGATGACATAGCGAAACTACAATAAGAACAGAGTTGATGGTGAACAAAAAAAATCGCAAATCGCCATCACTACATTGGGGGAGGAAAACAAAACTATGTTTAAAAAGTTGCCGTTTATTCTGATGACCTTAACGTTCGTACTGGTGCTTGCTGCATGCGGATCGAACAAAAATGCTGCGACAGATGATACTGCAAGCAATGGTTCCGGATCGACAGGAGAACCCGCTACGGAGCAAGTGAGCGGAAACATCCTTGCTGTCGGATCGACTGCTTTGCAACCACTGGTAGAGCAAGCTGGACAGAAGTTTATGGCAGTTGACGAATATAAAAACGTAACGGTTCAAGTGCAAGGCGGCGGCAGCGGTACTGGTTTGACTCAAGTTTCCGAAGGCCAAGCCACAATCGGGAACTCCGACGTATTTGCCGAAGAGAAACTCGAAGACGAAGCAAAAGCCAAAGAATTGATCGACCATCAAGTGGCTGTTGTGGCCATCGCACCAGTAAGCAACAAAGACGCTGGCGTGACCGACCTGACAAAGCAGCAGCTGATCGACATTTTCTCCGGCAAAATCACGAACTGGAAAGATGTTGGCGGTGCGGATCAAGCGATCGTGATCGTTAACCGTCCAAGCAGCTCGGGTACACGCGCAACATTCGAAAACTTTGCGCTGGGTACCAAAGTGGAAGACATCCAAGGTTCGATCCAAGAAGATTCCTCCGGTACGGTTAAAAAGCTCGTAGCCGAAACACCAGGCGCAATTGGTTACTTGGCTCTGTCTTACCTGGATGACAGCCTGCAAGTCCTGAAATACGAAGGCGTTGAGCCGACGGTTGAAAACGTGGAAGCAGGAACTTATCCAGTGTGGGCTTACCAGCACATGTACACTAAAGGCGAGCCTGATGCAGCAACGAAAGCGTTCCTGGACTACATGTTGAGCGACGAAATTCAACAAAACGACGTTAAGGAGCTGGGTTACATTCCGGTATCCGGCATGAAAGTTAAACGCGATGCAGCAGGCAACGTCACTCAATAATCTTTGAACCTACGCATACAGCGAGAGAGGCGGACTATGGTCCTGCCTCTTTGCGCGGTTTGCTCCGATGTTTTCCCAATATTTGTACCCAAACCAATTATAGAAGGATGGTAGTTTATGGAACAGACCGAAAGGGGAACGGCAGTGAAAAGCATTAAACCGGGTCGGCCCTTGAGAGAGAAACATTACTGGGAAGAATGGACGGGACGCATATATACGTCGATCTGTGTCGTTTTTCTGATCGTTGTCATGTTTTCTATCGTATATTTTGTCGCATCCAAAGGTCTGATGACTTTCTTCAAGGATGGCGTAAGTCTGAGCGAGTTTTTATTCGGCAAAACATGGAGCCCGACCACTGAACCTGCATCCTACGGGGCACTGCCGTTCATTACCGGGTCGTTTACAACGACGCTGCTTGCGGCACTGATTGCAAGTCCGCTCAGCCTTTGTGCGGCTTTGTTCATGACGGAAATCGTGCCGGGCAAAGGGAAAAAGATATTGCAGCCGGCCATCGAGCTGTTGTCTGGCATTCCTTCCGTTGTATACGGCTTTATCGGTCTTACGGTCATCGTTCCTGCGTTGCGA contains the following coding sequences:
- the pstC gene encoding phosphate ABC transporter permease subunit PstC translates to MEQTERGTAVKSIKPGRPLREKHYWEEWTGRIYTSICVVFLIVVMFSIVYFVASKGLMTFFKDGVSLSEFLFGKTWSPTTEPASYGALPFITGSFTTTLLAALIASPLSLCAALFMTEIVPGKGKKILQPAIELLSGIPSVVYGFIGLTVIVPALRSIFGGAGIGIAAGCLVLSVMILPTVTSIMADALSALPKGLRESSYALGATRWQTIYRVIIPTVLPALLTGVVLGMARAFGEALAVQMVIGNAPHVPSSLLESASTLTSVITLSMGNTTMGSVHNNALWSMALVLLVMTFVFVLLVRLLERRNRV